One genomic segment of Primulina tabacum isolate GXHZ01 chromosome 9, ASM2559414v2, whole genome shotgun sequence includes these proteins:
- the LOC142555787 gene encoding uncharacterized protein LOC142555787 isoform X1, translating to MAAHENYFVEWKELFVSKERGNRVVHYFLKDNLGESILAVVGTERSVRHMFYVVSEEFLSVHVAENSVHAGFRWRSRREVVNWLTSMLSKQHWQEDYASELTYCNLLDVVSPPKDDPTTVNAQLKQMPPHNGHLRRNLQGHQLDIKWLGSAWTCGKQLKHYPAFKRNETSIEVQSFVFVMAEKESRYIAYLEDMYEDRKCQKKVKVRWFHHNKEVRGVVSLRNPHPKEVFITPYVQVISAECVDGLAVVLTREHYEKCLGVFPGDMLRKMHFCFRQFKSNRVKPFKLSNLRGYFDQSIFSCFSPDFFEEEYSSEDGVKVGAKRNRSCRENQKYDLSYQKLKYDVLSKEQSFLKNVEDHLPCAPVFRSNEKIEFLCQDSGIRGCWFRCSVLEISRKQIKISYDDVRDEDGCSNLEEWIPTNRVAKADRLGMRHPGRPTVRPFYTCNKSSPTFEVGDPVDVWWSDGWWEGVVSDAHDPINQSFRVYLPGENLYLNIELKNLRVSKDWVGGRWVDLKPNPDIIDLISSASVDTKLSKSSAVSMERKSQNSPPSCQKLVTTHMLNAVFEEIPDLSGMTLTNVPLKDGYANDEQQVLEFAEDKENRASHTHELDDKDTVDYDLTDAQMRCDQENYLTDLCANVDDGNKDNNLVVLTTGEQKCEAATVKNPIAPTST from the exons ATGGCTGCACATGAAAACTACTTTGTGGAGTGGAAAGAGCTATTTGTGTCAAAAGAGAGGGGAAACCGTGTGGTTCACTATTTTTTGAAGGATAATTTAGGGGAATCCATTCTTGCCGTTGTGGGCACTGAGAGGAGTGTTAGGCACATGTTTTATGTTGTATCTGAAGAGTTCCTGAGTGTTCATGTGGCCGAGAACTCGGTTCATGCCGGATTCAGATGGAGATCGAGAAGAGAGGTCGTGAATTGGCTTACTTCTATGTTGTCAAAACAGCATTGGCAAGAAGATTATGCCA GTGAATTGACATATTGCAACCTTTTGGATGTAGTGTCACCCCCCAAAGATGATCCTACCACCGTCAATGCACAGCTAAAGCAGATGCCTCCTCATAAT GGCCATTTACGAAGGAACTTGCAAGGTCATCAATTAGACATTAAGTGGTTGGGTTCAGCATGGACATGTGGTAAACAGTTGAAGCATTACCCAGCGTTTAAGAGGAATGAAACTTCAATTGAG GTACAATCATTTGTCTTTGTGATGGCTGAGAAAGAGAGCCGCTATATTGCATATTTGGAAGATATGTATGAAGATAGAAAATGCCAGAAAAAGGTTAAAGTGAGATGGTTTCACCACAACAAAGAAGTCCGTGGAGTTGTTTCTTTACGGAATCCTCATCCTAAAGAAGTCTTCATCACTCCTTACGTACAAGTCATCAGTGCAGAATGTGTTGATGGTCTTGCAGTAGTCTTAACTCGTGAACACTATGAGAAATGCCTGGGAGTTTTCCCTGGTGATATGTTGAGAAAAATGCATTTTTGCTTCAGACAATTCAAGAGTAACAGAGTAAAGCCTTTCAAATTGAGTAACTTGCGTGGATATTTTGATCAATCGATTTTCTCGTGTTTTAGCCCTGATTTTTTTGAGGAAGAATATAGCTCAGAGGATGGTGTAAAAGTGGGAGCTAAAAGGAATAGAAGTTGCAGAGAGAATCAAAAGTATGATCTATCGTACCAGAAACTTAAATATGATGTATTGAGCAAGGAGCAAAGTTTCCTCAAGAATGTTGAAGACCACCTTCCATGTGCGCCAGTTTTTAGGTCTAATGAAAAGATCGAGTTTCTTTGCCAAGACAGTGGTATTCGAGGATGTTGGTTCAGGTGCTCGGTCTTAGAGATATCCAGGAAACAGATTAAAATATCATACGATGATGTTAGGGATGAAGATGGTTGCTCCAATCTTGAG GAATGGATTCCAACGAATAGAGTGGCCAAAGCTGATAGACTGGGAATGAGACATCCTGGTCGCCCAACTGTTAGACCCTTCTATACTTGCAATAAAAGTAGCCCAACCTTTGAGGTTGGAGATCCAGTTGACGTGTGGTGGAGTGATGGTTGGTGGGAAGGGGTTGTTTCTGATGCCCACGATCCAATAAACCAAAGTTTCCGTGTTTATCTTCCAG GTGAAAACTTATATTTGAATATCGAGTTAAAGAACCTTAGAGTTTCCAAAGATTGGGTTGGCGGACGTTGGGTGGATCTCAAGCCAAACCCTGATATAATCGACCTCATATCTTCAGCTAGTGTAGACACCAAGCTCTCAAAATCTTCAGCTGTTTCTATGGAAAGGAAGTCCCAAAATTCTCCTCCTTCCTGTCAGAAACTTGTCACAACTCACATGCTCAATGCTGTTTTTGAAGAAATTCCTGATTTGTCAGGCATGACGCTGACAAATGTCCCTTTAAAAGATGGTTATGCCAATGATGAGCAGCAAGTACTTGAATTTGCAGAAGATAAGGAAAACCGAGCGAGCCATACCCATGAACTCGACGACAAAGACACTGTGGATTACGACTTAACAGATGCACAAATGAGGTGTGATCAAGAAAATTATCTTACTGACTTGTGCGCTAATGTTGATGATGGAAACAAAGACAACAACTTGGTTGTACTCACGACTGGTGAGCAGAAATGCGAGgcagcaacagtgaaaaatccGATCGCACCAACTTCCACGTAA
- the LOC142555787 gene encoding uncharacterized protein LOC142555787 isoform X2, which produces MAAHENYFVEWKELFVSKERGNRVVHYFLKDNLGESILAVVGTERSVRHMFYVVSEEFLSVHVAENSVHAGFRWRSRREVVNWLTSMLSKQHWQEDYAMSPPKDDPTTVNAQLKQMPPHNGHLRRNLQGHQLDIKWLGSAWTCGKQLKHYPAFKRNETSIEVQSFVFVMAEKESRYIAYLEDMYEDRKCQKKVKVRWFHHNKEVRGVVSLRNPHPKEVFITPYVQVISAECVDGLAVVLTREHYEKCLGVFPGDMLRKMHFCFRQFKSNRVKPFKLSNLRGYFDQSIFSCFSPDFFEEEYSSEDGVKVGAKRNRSCRENQKYDLSYQKLKYDVLSKEQSFLKNVEDHLPCAPVFRSNEKIEFLCQDSGIRGCWFRCSVLEISRKQIKISYDDVRDEDGCSNLEEWIPTNRVAKADRLGMRHPGRPTVRPFYTCNKSSPTFEVGDPVDVWWSDGWWEGVVSDAHDPINQSFRVYLPGENLYLNIELKNLRVSKDWVGGRWVDLKPNPDIIDLISSASVDTKLSKSSAVSMERKSQNSPPSCQKLVTTHMLNAVFEEIPDLSGMTLTNVPLKDGYANDEQQVLEFAEDKENRASHTHELDDKDTVDYDLTDAQMRCDQENYLTDLCANVDDGNKDNNLVVLTTGEQKCEAATVKNPIAPTST; this is translated from the exons ATGGCTGCACATGAAAACTACTTTGTGGAGTGGAAAGAGCTATTTGTGTCAAAAGAGAGGGGAAACCGTGTGGTTCACTATTTTTTGAAGGATAATTTAGGGGAATCCATTCTTGCCGTTGTGGGCACTGAGAGGAGTGTTAGGCACATGTTTTATGTTGTATCTGAAGAGTTCCTGAGTGTTCATGTGGCCGAGAACTCGGTTCATGCCGGATTCAGATGGAGATCGAGAAGAGAGGTCGTGAATTGGCTTACTTCTATGTTGTCAAAACAGCATTGGCAAGAAGATTATGCCA TGTCACCCCCCAAAGATGATCCTACCACCGTCAATGCACAGCTAAAGCAGATGCCTCCTCATAAT GGCCATTTACGAAGGAACTTGCAAGGTCATCAATTAGACATTAAGTGGTTGGGTTCAGCATGGACATGTGGTAAACAGTTGAAGCATTACCCAGCGTTTAAGAGGAATGAAACTTCAATTGAG GTACAATCATTTGTCTTTGTGATGGCTGAGAAAGAGAGCCGCTATATTGCATATTTGGAAGATATGTATGAAGATAGAAAATGCCAGAAAAAGGTTAAAGTGAGATGGTTTCACCACAACAAAGAAGTCCGTGGAGTTGTTTCTTTACGGAATCCTCATCCTAAAGAAGTCTTCATCACTCCTTACGTACAAGTCATCAGTGCAGAATGTGTTGATGGTCTTGCAGTAGTCTTAACTCGTGAACACTATGAGAAATGCCTGGGAGTTTTCCCTGGTGATATGTTGAGAAAAATGCATTTTTGCTTCAGACAATTCAAGAGTAACAGAGTAAAGCCTTTCAAATTGAGTAACTTGCGTGGATATTTTGATCAATCGATTTTCTCGTGTTTTAGCCCTGATTTTTTTGAGGAAGAATATAGCTCAGAGGATGGTGTAAAAGTGGGAGCTAAAAGGAATAGAAGTTGCAGAGAGAATCAAAAGTATGATCTATCGTACCAGAAACTTAAATATGATGTATTGAGCAAGGAGCAAAGTTTCCTCAAGAATGTTGAAGACCACCTTCCATGTGCGCCAGTTTTTAGGTCTAATGAAAAGATCGAGTTTCTTTGCCAAGACAGTGGTATTCGAGGATGTTGGTTCAGGTGCTCGGTCTTAGAGATATCCAGGAAACAGATTAAAATATCATACGATGATGTTAGGGATGAAGATGGTTGCTCCAATCTTGAG GAATGGATTCCAACGAATAGAGTGGCCAAAGCTGATAGACTGGGAATGAGACATCCTGGTCGCCCAACTGTTAGACCCTTCTATACTTGCAATAAAAGTAGCCCAACCTTTGAGGTTGGAGATCCAGTTGACGTGTGGTGGAGTGATGGTTGGTGGGAAGGGGTTGTTTCTGATGCCCACGATCCAATAAACCAAAGTTTCCGTGTTTATCTTCCAG GTGAAAACTTATATTTGAATATCGAGTTAAAGAACCTTAGAGTTTCCAAAGATTGGGTTGGCGGACGTTGGGTGGATCTCAAGCCAAACCCTGATATAATCGACCTCATATCTTCAGCTAGTGTAGACACCAAGCTCTCAAAATCTTCAGCTGTTTCTATGGAAAGGAAGTCCCAAAATTCTCCTCCTTCCTGTCAGAAACTTGTCACAACTCACATGCTCAATGCTGTTTTTGAAGAAATTCCTGATTTGTCAGGCATGACGCTGACAAATGTCCCTTTAAAAGATGGTTATGCCAATGATGAGCAGCAAGTACTTGAATTTGCAGAAGATAAGGAAAACCGAGCGAGCCATACCCATGAACTCGACGACAAAGACACTGTGGATTACGACTTAACAGATGCACAAATGAGGTGTGATCAAGAAAATTATCTTACTGACTTGTGCGCTAATGTTGATGATGGAAACAAAGACAACAACTTGGTTGTACTCACGACTGGTGAGCAGAAATGCGAGgcagcaacagtgaaaaatccGATCGCACCAACTTCCACGTAA